Proteins from a genomic interval of Enterococcus faecium:
- a CDS encoding PTS system mannose/fructose/N-acetylgalactosamine-transporter subunit IIB, which yields MGVVNLARVDERLIHGQVMVTLSQKSGVNSIFVVDEVVAKDKFMRDLYKNAGSRTGQKTIVITPEKAKFYWDEYQFKEYNCILIAKTVQTIYDLVKHGIPMEELNIGGIAQKNPDTDLLVTKSVYLNKSDAEKLKEMNEQYGVKNIYFQATPSAPKTGLKDVLNKFDLS from the coding sequence GCGTTTGATCCATGGGCAAGTAATGGTAACGTTATCTCAAAAAAGTGGAGTGAATTCCATTTTTGTTGTAGACGAAGTTGTAGCAAAAGATAAATTTATGAGAGATCTTTACAAAAATGCAGGAAGCCGTACAGGACAAAAAACAATTGTCATTACACCAGAGAAAGCTAAATTCTATTGGGATGAATATCAATTTAAAGAATACAATTGTATTTTGATCGCAAAAACAGTCCAAACGATTTACGACTTAGTAAAACACGGAATCCCCATGGAAGAATTGAATATTGGAGGGATTGCTCAAAAAAATCCTGATACAGATCTTTTAGTGACGAAATCTGTTTATTTAAATAAATCAGATGCTGAAAAATTGAAAGAAATGAATGAACAATATGGCGTAAAGAATATTTATTTTCAAGCCACTCCATCTGCACCTAAAACAGGATTAAAAGATGTATTGAACAAGTTTGATTTGTCATAA
- a CDS encoding TIGR02328 family protein, which translates to MRLWHEKLISKLPRQQLLGQHRECCALRGNGWGKKHATVDYVFHYSPYRLFQYHQLVMDEMEKRGYSPAPEWKNPMYRGKSCEAFFDLPTVERNVPIYPEHDEVYLAECLANLEQKGIYLT; encoded by the coding sequence ATGCGATTATGGCATGAAAAATTGATTTCAAAGCTTCCTCGTCAACAGCTTTTAGGACAACATCGGGAATGCTGTGCATTAAGAGGAAATGGCTGGGGAAAGAAACATGCTACTGTGGATTATGTTTTTCACTATTCTCCTTATAGATTATTCCAATATCATCAGCTTGTCATGGATGAAATGGAAAAACGTGGTTACAGCCCAGCACCAGAGTGGAAAAATCCTATGTATCGTGGCAAATCATGCGAAGCATTTTTTGATTTACCTACTGTAGAGCGCAACGTGCCGATTTATCCGGAACACGATGAAGTTTATCTAGCAGAATGTTTAGCAAATTTGGAGCAAAAAGGAATTTATCTTACCTAA
- a CDS encoding cold-shock protein, which yields MNNGTVKWFNADKGFGFITGEDGNDVFAHFSAIQGDGFKTLEEGQAVSYDVEDGQRGPQATNIVKA from the coding sequence ATGAATAACGGTACAGTAAAATGGTTCAACGCAGACAAAGGTTTTGGCTTTATCACTGGTGAAGATGGAAATGATGTATTTGCACATTTTTCAGCTATCCAAGGTGACGGCTTCAAAACTTTAGAAGAAGGCCAAGCAGTGTCTTACGATGTTGAAGATGGTCAACGTGGCCCTCAAGCAACAAACATTGTTAAAGCTTAA
- the uxuA gene encoding mannonate dehydratase, which produces MKWGFRWYGEKGDSIPLKYVRQIPGINGIIGTLLTKMPGDVWEISEIEELKASVESQGLELLGIESVAIHDAIKAGTDERDYYIDNYIRTIKNLSRCGVRLICYSFKPIFGWAKTDLFNENNDGSYSLLYDQKIVDQMEPGEMYQLIHSQSKGFKLPGWEEERLKKFAQLEKLYEGMTEEELFENLTYFLEKVIPVCEKADVKMAIHPDDPPWELFGFPRVTKNLGDLKKILNAVDSPYNGLTLCTGSLGANPENDLVEIIHEVGSRIHFVHFRNVEFLGERKFKETAHPSTEGSLDMYHIMKALVQEGFDGPIRPDHGRTVWGEVAMPGYGLYDRAMGLTYMQGLYEAISKEKPLGEHYE; this is translated from the coding sequence ATGAAGTGGGGATTTAGATGGTATGGTGAAAAAGGGGATTCGATCCCATTAAAATATGTTCGCCAAATACCGGGAATAAATGGGATAATTGGAACTTTGCTGACTAAAATGCCTGGAGATGTTTGGGAGATTTCAGAAATTGAGGAGTTGAAAGCATCTGTTGAGAGCCAAGGACTGGAACTGCTTGGAATTGAAAGTGTAGCGATCCACGATGCAATCAAGGCAGGGACAGATGAACGAGATTACTATATTGATAACTATATACGAACAATCAAAAACTTGTCTCGATGTGGGGTTCGATTGATTTGTTATAGCTTCAAACCAATTTTTGGATGGGCGAAAACTGATTTGTTTAATGAAAACAACGATGGAAGCTATTCTCTTTTATACGATCAGAAAATCGTCGATCAGATGGAGCCAGGAGAAATGTATCAATTGATACACAGCCAGTCAAAGGGATTCAAATTGCCGGGTTGGGAAGAAGAACGGTTGAAAAAATTCGCTCAGCTGGAAAAACTGTATGAAGGAATGACCGAAGAAGAATTATTTGAAAATCTGACTTATTTTTTAGAAAAAGTGATTCCAGTGTGCGAAAAAGCAGATGTAAAAATGGCTATCCATCCAGATGATCCGCCATGGGAACTTTTTGGTTTTCCTAGAGTGACGAAAAATCTTGGCGACTTGAAGAAAATTCTAAATGCAGTAGATTCTCCATATAATGGACTAACGCTGTGCACAGGATCTTTAGGGGCAAATCCGGAAAACGATTTAGTTGAAATCATCCATGAGGTAGGTTCGCGCATCCATTTTGTCCACTTCAGAAACGTGGAGTTTTTAGGAGAAAGAAAGTTCAAAGAAACGGCACATCCCTCTACAGAAGGCTCCCTTGATATGTATCATATTATGAAAGCGTTGGTGCAAGAAGGGTTCGACGGTCCTATACGCCCTGATCATGGTAGAACCGTGTGGGGTGAAGTGGCTATGCCTGGATATGGCCTGTATGATCGTGCAATGGGACTCACTTACATGCAAGGTCTATATGAGGCGATAAGTAAGGAAAAACCACTGGGAGAGCATTATGAATAA
- a CDS encoding PTS sugar transporter subunit IIA, with amino-acid sequence MLEIMIVTHGKLSEGLKDAAEVIVGTSSHIETMCLESGEDIQTFGEKVKEKLTMINTAEPMLVFVDLISASPYNQALLAVNELTEEKKAATYVIGGVNLPMLLEAINHQMLHTPIEEAVEQIVKQGKDNLTVWHASAEEKKLDEDDF; translated from the coding sequence ATGTTGGAAATCATGATCGTTACACATGGTAAGTTGAGCGAAGGACTGAAAGATGCGGCGGAAGTAATTGTCGGGACATCGAGCCATATTGAAACAATGTGCTTAGAGTCTGGGGAGGACATCCAAACATTCGGAGAGAAGGTCAAAGAAAAATTAACTATGATCAACACAGCAGAACCCATGCTAGTATTTGTTGATCTAATTAGCGCAAGTCCGTACAATCAAGCGCTCTTGGCAGTCAATGAACTGACTGAAGAAAAGAAAGCAGCCACTTATGTCATAGGGGGCGTGAATCTGCCAATGTTGTTAGAAGCAATCAATCATCAGATGCTTCACACACCGATAGAAGAAGCGGTGGAACAAATTGTCAAACAAGGAAAAGATAATTTAACTGTTTGGCATGCTTCAGCGGAAGAAAAAAAATTAGATGAGGACGATTTTTAG
- a CDS encoding HAD family hydrolase, with product MNKIKLFIFDMDGLLLETGRLAYRAYVKSAQKYDYEMRKEVYYLLTGQTEMAIREQMGILYGEDVPYIKWREAINQYKEKIVKEDKRVYTKKGAEEILSFAKERGIHTIVASSNTRVKVEMYLKMENLYALFDQIISGDDVKKGKPEPEIFLKACSKMNIPPSEALVFEDSIAGIEAARRAGILSFLIKDHLIGLPDHNGKHKLKVDVSLYESNKADYEFYDLHQAKRFLESKGLYL from the coding sequence ATGAATAAAATCAAGCTCTTCATCTTTGATATGGATGGCCTTTTATTAGAAACTGGACGTTTAGCTTATCGTGCTTATGTAAAATCAGCACAAAAGTATGATTATGAAATGCGTAAGGAAGTCTATTATTTACTAACTGGCCAAACAGAAATGGCGATAAGAGAACAAATGGGCATTTTGTACGGAGAAGATGTTCCATATATCAAATGGCGAGAAGCAATCAATCAATATAAAGAAAAAATCGTGAAAGAAGATAAGAGAGTATATACGAAAAAAGGAGCAGAAGAAATTTTATCTTTTGCAAAAGAAAGAGGAATCCATACAATCGTGGCTTCGTCTAATACACGGGTAAAAGTAGAAATGTATTTAAAAATGGAAAATCTATATGCCTTGTTTGATCAAATCATTTCAGGGGATGATGTAAAAAAAGGAAAGCCGGAACCAGAGATCTTTTTGAAAGCTTGTTCAAAAATGAATATTCCTCCAAGTGAAGCACTTGTATTTGAAGACTCGATTGCAGGGATCGAAGCAGCAAGGCGAGCGGGCATTTTGTCTTTTCTCATCAAAGATCATTTGATAGGGTTGCCCGATCATAATGGGAAGCATAAGTTGAAAGTAGATGTAAGTTTATATGAATCCAATAAAGCAGACTATGAATTTTATGACCTGCATCAAGCAAAACGATTTTTAGAAAGTAAAGGGTTGTATCTCTAA